From Triticum urartu cultivar G1812 chromosome 2, Tu2.1, whole genome shotgun sequence, a single genomic window includes:
- the LOC125535791 gene encoding 60S ribosome subunit biogenesis protein NIP7 homolog: protein MRPLDEKETTMVFEKLFKFTGPNLKHLLERPSVEGPDPEPGRYCLRLHKNRVFYASESLVRRATAVSRTRLAGVGTPIGKFTHGGAFHLTVHALDLLAAHARRRIWLKPDTERSFLFGNSVPKSALARITENTKSGDGVVVMSMADVPLGFGVAARGAQDCRKADTNAVVVLHQSDAGEYLRKEEELM from the coding sequence atgCGGCCGCTCGACGAGAAGGAGACCACGATGGTCTTCGAGAAGCTCTTCAAGTTCACCGGCCCCAACCTGAAGCACCTCCTGGAGCGGCCCTCCGTGGAGGGCCCCGACCCGGAGCCCGGCCGCTACTGCCTCCGCCTCCACAAGAACCGCGTCTTCTACGCCTCCGAGTCGCTCGTCCGCCGCGCCACCGCCGTCTCCCGCACGCGCCTCGCCGGGGTCGGCACGCCCATCGGCAAGTTCACCCACGGCGGCGCCTTCCACCTCACCGTCCACGCGCTCGACCTCCTCGCCGCCCACGCACGCCGCCGCATCTGGCTCAAGCCCGACACGGAGCGCTCGTTCCTCTTCGGCAACTCCGTGCCCAAGTCCGCGCTCGCGCGCATCACCGAGAACACCAAGTCCGGCGACGGCGTCGTCGTCATGTCCATGGCCGACGTGCCCCTCGGGTTTGGGGTCGCCGCCAGGGGCGCGCAGGACTGCAGGAAGGCCGACACCAACGCCGTGGTGGTGCTCCACCAGTCCGACGCCGGCGAGTACCTCCGCAAGGAGGAGGAGCTCATGTGA